Proteins encoded together in one Planctomyces sp. SH-PL14 window:
- a CDS encoding cytochrome c3 family protein: MLAIPGLLAGGAYLGAIVFAATAPETLYVGHEPKQPIPFSHKLHAGRLKLDCRYCHNTVDKAAFASIPPSATCGNCHSGADAKGNVPYASVRSESPLLAVLRQSIATQDSIPWKKVHDLPDYVYFDHSAHVNRGVGCVSCHGRVDRMDIVRQDKTLSMTFCLDCHRNPEPHLRPLDKVTDLAWVPETSATKVGQEIKAALGVHPKTNCSTCHR; the protein is encoded by the coding sequence ATGCTGGCCATTCCTGGCCTGCTGGCGGGCGGAGCCTACCTGGGCGCCATCGTCTTCGCCGCCACGGCGCCGGAGACGCTGTACGTCGGCCATGAGCCAAAACAGCCGATCCCGTTCAGCCACAAGCTGCACGCCGGACGCCTGAAGCTCGACTGCCGGTATTGCCACAACACGGTCGACAAGGCTGCCTTCGCTTCGATTCCCCCCTCGGCCACCTGCGGCAACTGCCACTCGGGAGCCGACGCCAAGGGGAACGTCCCGTACGCGTCCGTGCGGAGCGAAAGCCCGCTGCTGGCGGTCCTGCGGCAGAGCATCGCCACCCAGGATTCGATCCCCTGGAAGAAGGTCCATGACCTTCCGGACTACGTGTATTTCGACCACAGCGCCCACGTGAACCGCGGCGTCGGCTGCGTCTCGTGCCACGGACGGGTCGACCGGATGGACATCGTCCGGCAGGACAAGACTCTCTCGATGACCTTCTGCCTCGACTGTCATCGCAACCCCGAGCCCCACCTTCGCCCGCTCGACAAGGTGACGGACCTTGCCTGGGTTCCCGAGACCTCCGCGACCAAGGTCGGCCAGGAGATCAAGGCGGCCCTGGGAGTCCATCCCAAGACCAACTGTTCGACCTGCCATCGCTGA
- a CDS encoding response regulator transcription factor, translated as MMAVEAKSCLIVDDDEVLRTRLGRAIEARGYQVMTAADGDAALAIAASACPDMAIIDLKMPGMNGLELLTRLREQCATTRVVVLTGFGSIANAIAAIRAGAVNYVTKPADATEILAAFDASPESDLTIEEDELQAPSLAEAEWNHIQRILDECGGNISQAAKLLDIPRRTLQRKLKKRAP; from the coding sequence ATGATGGCGGTGGAGGCTAAGTCGTGTCTCATCGTGGATGACGATGAGGTGCTTCGGACGCGACTGGGACGAGCCATCGAGGCTCGTGGCTATCAGGTGATGACCGCCGCTGATGGGGACGCCGCGCTGGCGATAGCCGCCTCCGCCTGTCCCGATATGGCGATCATCGACCTCAAGATGCCCGGCATGAACGGGCTGGAATTGTTGACACGCCTGCGCGAACAGTGTGCAACAACCCGCGTCGTCGTCCTGACGGGCTTCGGCAGCATCGCCAACGCGATCGCGGCCATCCGTGCGGGGGCGGTGAACTACGTGACGAAACCGGCGGATGCGACCGAAATCCTCGCGGCTTTCGACGCATCGCCGGAGTCCGATCTCACTATTGAGGAAGATGAGCTGCAGGCTCCGTCGCTCGCGGAGGCCGAGTGGAACCACATTCAGCGGATCCTCGATGAGTGCGGAGGCAACATCAGCCAGGCCGCCAAACTGCTGGATATTCCGCGGCGAACGCTGCAGCGGAAGCTGAAGAAGCGGGCTCCGTAA
- a CDS encoding ATP-binding protein: MPNWDDTHLFPSTGRGLRAPTDDDIDERIAINVRGVVALRWVAVVGQLLTILMVHFVMGVELPLGPLLAVIGGTAALNAFLMIAYRSWPPRLRDPVFHPWQHAVGLSMLCDLVALTGLLYLTGGMANPFSLFYFVNIVLAAVLLPRSWVWGLTLFAVGCVAFLNVWFRPLRGLHFPSALSDITWLGVDLVRLGSLVAYAACGSVIVLFITRIRGQVAHLEDRVRELAQARARSERLESLGTLAAGAAHELSSPLSTIAIITKEVEREVVSGKVTDQTVQDVSTIRSELKRCREILDRMSSDAGLVIGESLMTTTVGDLVRECVDGVDPRAPVTVTMDPRIESIPVRAPLHGLSQAIRGIVKNAVDASGGPEGVSCQVTASGGQMSMTIHDSGQGIDPETLRRIGEPFFTTKEPGKGMGLGVYLARNVIERLGGTIAFSSRRGEGTTVSIQLPFEFPPSGNPPKSEMGRGGGLF; encoded by the coding sequence ATGCCGAACTGGGACGACACCCATCTCTTTCCGTCCACTGGCCGCGGTCTTCGCGCGCCAACCGATGATGATATTGACGAACGGATCGCAATCAATGTGCGGGGCGTCGTCGCACTGCGGTGGGTGGCGGTTGTCGGACAGCTCCTCACCATCCTGATGGTCCACTTCGTAATGGGGGTCGAGCTCCCCCTGGGACCGCTCCTGGCGGTGATCGGCGGCACCGCGGCCCTCAACGCCTTCCTGATGATTGCCTACCGCTCGTGGCCCCCGCGGCTGCGCGACCCGGTGTTCCACCCGTGGCAGCACGCCGTCGGTCTGTCGATGCTCTGCGATCTCGTGGCCCTGACCGGGCTGCTCTACCTCACGGGAGGGATGGCCAACCCCTTCAGCCTCTTCTACTTCGTCAACATCGTCCTCGCCGCGGTCCTCCTCCCGCGGAGCTGGGTGTGGGGACTCACCCTCTTCGCCGTCGGCTGCGTGGCGTTCCTCAACGTCTGGTTCCGGCCGCTGCGGGGGCTCCACTTCCCTTCGGCCCTATCGGACATCACCTGGCTGGGAGTCGACCTCGTCCGGCTCGGATCGCTCGTCGCCTACGCCGCCTGCGGGAGCGTGATCGTCCTCTTCATTACGCGGATCCGCGGACAGGTGGCCCACCTCGAAGATCGCGTCCGGGAACTCGCCCAGGCCCGCGCCCGCAGCGAACGGCTGGAATCGCTCGGAACGCTGGCGGCCGGCGCGGCGCATGAGCTCTCCTCGCCGCTGTCGACGATCGCGATCATCACCAAGGAAGTCGAGCGGGAAGTCGTCTCGGGGAAGGTGACGGATCAGACGGTCCAGGATGTCTCGACGATCCGCTCCGAGCTGAAACGCTGCCGCGAGATCCTCGACCGCATGTCGAGCGACGCCGGCCTCGTGATCGGCGAGTCGCTGATGACCACCACCGTCGGCGATCTCGTCCGGGAGTGCGTGGACGGCGTCGATCCCCGGGCCCCGGTCACCGTTACCATGGACCCCAGGATCGAATCGATCCCCGTCCGCGCCCCGCTGCACGGGCTGTCCCAGGCGATCCGCGGGATCGTGAAGAACGCGGTCGACGCCAGCGGCGGGCCGGAGGGCGTCTCGTGTCAGGTCACGGCCTCCGGGGGACAGATGTCGATGACGATCCACGACTCCGGACAGGGGATCGACCCTGAGACACTGCGACGCATCGGAGAACCCTTCTTCACGACCAAGGAGCCGGGGAAGGGGATGGGACTGGGGGTCTACCTCGCTCGCAACGTCATCGAACGGCTGGGGGGAACGATCGCGTTCTCCTCCCGTCGTGGAGAGGGGACGACCGTTTCGATCCAGCTCCCGTTCGAGTTTCCCCCGAGTGGGAATCCGCCGAAGTCAGAAATGGGAAGAGGGGGCGGCCTCTTCTGA
- a CDS encoding DUF1501 domain-containing protein, translating into MADVMRLKAEAGVSGGLDAGLDTSVIFVWLPGGPPHLDMYDMKPNAPAEYRGAFTPIPTNVPGLDVCELMPLHAKCADKYTVIRSIAHTFADHGGGHKRFLTGRIPKSPVDTVNDNPAAASIVSKCREGRRNGIPNHVSMTDGGRDGVDVFAFGSAYLGPSYVPHAIPGDPGSANFKLTNVSLDNSVADRMNDRLLLQKGFDKVRRSVDASGMMEAMDDFNRRAIEMITTSRMRDAFDLSKEPDSLRERYGRHAWGHRALVARRLVEAGCSYVTIVFENPYQSGIEFLKQGTYNWDSHAVNCHIWDDALVRFPLYDKAVTALIEDIYSRGLDKKVLLVVTGEFGRTPRIENSIGTQTGVSQPGRDHWPNSMSLIVSGGGMKMGQVIGSTTAKGEVPKDRPLTPNDLWATVYRHLGINPEWSFNDYSGRPMPILQEGQVISELV; encoded by the coding sequence ATGGCCGACGTCATGCGCCTCAAGGCCGAGGCCGGCGTCAGCGGCGGACTCGACGCGGGACTCGACACCTCGGTGATCTTCGTCTGGCTGCCGGGCGGCCCCCCGCACCTCGACATGTACGACATGAAGCCGAACGCCCCGGCCGAATACCGCGGCGCCTTCACCCCCATCCCGACCAACGTCCCCGGCCTCGACGTCTGCGAGCTCATGCCGCTGCACGCCAAGTGCGCGGACAAGTACACCGTCATCCGCTCAATCGCCCACACCTTCGCCGACCACGGCGGCGGACACAAACGGTTTCTCACCGGCCGCATCCCAAAGTCGCCCGTCGATACCGTCAACGACAACCCCGCCGCCGCCTCCATCGTCTCCAAGTGCCGTGAAGGACGCCGGAACGGAATCCCGAACCACGTCTCGATGACCGACGGAGGACGGGACGGCGTCGACGTCTTCGCCTTCGGATCCGCCTACCTCGGACCGTCCTATGTCCCCCACGCCATTCCGGGCGATCCGGGAAGCGCGAACTTCAAGCTGACGAACGTTTCGCTCGACAACTCCGTCGCGGACCGGATGAACGACCGGCTCCTGCTCCAGAAGGGCTTCGACAAGGTCCGCCGCTCGGTCGACGCCTCCGGCATGATGGAGGCGATGGACGACTTCAACCGCCGGGCGATCGAGATGATCACGACCTCCCGGATGCGGGATGCCTTCGACCTTTCGAAGGAGCCCGACTCGCTCCGCGAGCGATATGGACGCCACGCCTGGGGACATCGGGCTCTCGTCGCGCGGCGGCTTGTTGAGGCGGGGTGCAGTTACGTCACGATCGTCTTTGAGAACCCCTACCAGTCGGGGATCGAGTTCCTCAAGCAGGGGACGTACAACTGGGACTCGCACGCGGTGAACTGCCACATCTGGGATGACGCTCTCGTGCGTTTCCCTCTGTATGACAAGGCCGTGACGGCGCTGATTGAGGACATCTACTCCCGCGGTCTCGATAAGAAGGTGCTGCTCGTCGTGACGGGCGAGTTCGGGCGGACGCCGCGGATCGAGAACAGCATTGGAACCCAGACCGGTGTGTCACAGCCCGGGCGGGACCACTGGCCGAACTCGATGTCGCTGATCGTTTCGGGGGGGGGAATGAAGATGGGTCAGGTGATCGGTTCGACGACGGCGAAGGGAGAAGTCCCGAAGGATCGTCCGCTGACGCCGAATGATTTGTGGGCGACGGTGTACCGGCACTTGGGGATCAATCCGGAGTGGTCGTTCAACGACTACAGTGGCCGGCCGATGCCGATTCTTCAAGAGGGGCAGGTCATCAGCGAACTGGTCTGA
- a CDS encoding HAD family hydrolase, translated as MILFDIDGTLLLSGGAGQVAMERAIAETFGLAHQPCDIPAAGRTDRAIMTDLFQFVGLDADEARWNAFVSGYFQRLPQALAELDGAVLPGVRELLELLAARPDVSLGLLTGNFEEGAWLKLRHFEIDRYFQYGGFGDNHFDRNDVARMAYEASHRHLGRQVEPHDVWVIGDTPSDVRCGKSIGARTVAVGTGMYTCKELRECYADLLFPDFSHPQWFLECLP; from the coding sequence GTGATTCTGTTCGATATCGATGGAACGCTGCTGTTGTCGGGCGGGGCGGGGCAGGTGGCGATGGAGCGGGCGATTGCCGAGACGTTTGGTCTTGCGCATCAGCCGTGCGACATCCCGGCCGCGGGGCGGACCGACCGGGCGATCATGACGGACCTGTTCCAGTTCGTGGGGCTCGACGCGGACGAGGCGCGGTGGAACGCCTTTGTCAGCGGCTACTTCCAGCGGCTGCCGCAGGCGCTGGCGGAGCTCGACGGGGCGGTGTTGCCGGGGGTCCGGGAACTGCTGGAACTGCTGGCGGCGCGGCCGGATGTGAGTCTGGGGCTGCTGACTGGGAACTTTGAAGAGGGGGCCTGGCTGAAGCTGCGGCACTTCGAGATCGACCGGTATTTCCAGTACGGGGGGTTCGGGGACAATCACTTCGACCGGAACGATGTGGCGCGGATGGCGTATGAGGCGTCGCACCGGCATCTGGGGCGGCAGGTGGAGCCGCATGATGTGTGGGTCATTGGCGATACGCCGTCCGATGTCCGTTGCGGCAAGTCGATCGGGGCCCGGACGGTGGCGGTGGGGACAGGGATGTATACGTGCAAGGAGTTGCGGGAGTGCTACGCGGATCTGTTGTTTCCCGACTTCTCACACCCGCAGTGGTTCCTGGAATGTCTCCCGTAA